In a single window of the Massilia oculi genome:
- a CDS encoding acetate/propionate family kinase, translated as MQASDCVAVINAGSSSIKFSVHRLPDLGLAFKGRIENLYRGATRFIAQDADGATVGEHTWPDALDHHAGMAFLIDFAERELDGYRVRAVGHRIVHGGVDYSGPQRLDDAVLERLERLVPLAPLHLPHNLAPVRALMALAPGLPQVGCFDTAFHTAQPALAQAFALPREITDLGIRRYGFHGLSYEYIAATLPQHAPALAGARVVAAHLGNGASMCAMRGGRSVASTMGFTAVDGLPMGTRCGALDPGVVIYLIEELGMKVSSVQRLMYQESGLLGVSGLSSDMRTLEASSDPRARLAIDLLVYRIGRELGSLAASLGGLDALVFSGGIGENSARLRAAVCEGAAWLGAELDPGLNGAPPAGVARISAPGSRISIWRVPANEELMIARHTLDLLETA; from the coding sequence ATGCAGGCCAGCGACTGCGTCGCCGTCATCAACGCCGGCTCTTCCAGCATCAAGTTCTCGGTCCACCGCCTGCCCGATCTGGGGCTGGCCTTCAAGGGCCGGATCGAGAACCTGTACCGTGGCGCGACGCGCTTCATCGCCCAGGACGCCGACGGCGCCACGGTCGGCGAGCACACTTGGCCGGACGCGCTCGACCACCACGCCGGCATGGCCTTCCTGATCGACTTCGCCGAGCGTGAACTCGATGGCTACCGCGTGCGCGCGGTGGGCCACCGCATCGTGCATGGCGGCGTCGACTACAGCGGCCCGCAGCGGCTCGATGACGCCGTACTCGAACGCCTGGAGCGGCTGGTGCCACTCGCGCCGCTGCACCTGCCGCACAACCTGGCGCCGGTGCGCGCCCTGATGGCGCTGGCGCCCGGATTGCCGCAGGTCGGCTGCTTCGACACCGCCTTCCATACGGCCCAGCCGGCGCTGGCCCAGGCCTTCGCGCTGCCGCGCGAGATCACCGACCTGGGCATCCGCCGCTACGGCTTCCACGGCCTGTCCTACGAATACATCGCGGCCACCTTGCCGCAGCATGCGCCCGCGCTGGCCGGGGCGCGGGTGGTCGCCGCCCATCTCGGCAACGGCGCCAGCATGTGCGCCATGCGCGGCGGGCGCAGCGTGGCCAGCACCATGGGCTTCACCGCCGTCGACGGCCTGCCGATGGGCACGCGCTGTGGCGCCCTCGATCCGGGCGTGGTGATCTACCTGATCGAGGAACTTGGCATGAAGGTGTCTAGCGTGCAGCGCCTGATGTACCAGGAATCGGGGTTGCTGGGTGTGTCCGGCCTGTCGTCCGACATGCGCACGCTGGAGGCCAGCAGCGATCCGCGCGCGCGGCTCGCGATCGATCTGCTGGTCTACCGGATCGGCCGCGAGCTCGGTTCGCTGGCGGCCTCGCTGGGCGGCCTGGACGCGCTGGTGTTCTCGGGCGGGATCGGCGAGAACAGCGCGCGCCTGCGCGCCGCCGTCTGCGAGGGCGCCGCCTGGCTCGGCGCCGAACTCGATCCCGGCCTGAACGGCGCGCCGCCAGCTGGCGTCGCCCGCATCAGCGCGCCAGGCAGCCGTATTTCGATATGGCGGGTGCCGGCGAACGAAGAACTCATGATCGCCCGCCATACCCTCGACCTGCTGGAGACCGCATGA
- a CDS encoding phosphate acetyltransferase codes for MEPVNTTHPYYDRLIATAREQGPVTVAVAHACDRYAIEAALDAARIGLITPLLVGPQARIHAAADAAGLDIGALALFDTEHSHASAARAVELVREGRASVLMKGSLHTDELMGAVVSGATGLRTARRLSHCFVMDVPGRGEPLIITDAAINIIPDLAAKRDIVQNAIDLARVLGFEGVRVAILAAVETVSAKMPSTIDAAALCKMADRGQITGGILDGPLAMDNAIDPQAAAVKGLLSPVAGHANVLVAPDLEAGNMLAKSLSFMAGAAAAGIVLGARVPLILTSRADTVAARLASCAVAVLLARHQLASAQLAGR; via the coding sequence ATGGAACCGGTGAACACCACGCATCCCTATTATGACCGGCTGATCGCCACTGCGCGCGAGCAGGGGCCGGTGACGGTGGCGGTGGCGCATGCCTGCGACCGCTACGCGATCGAGGCGGCCCTGGATGCGGCGCGCATCGGCCTGATCACGCCACTGCTGGTCGGCCCGCAAGCACGCATCCACGCCGCGGCCGACGCGGCCGGTCTCGACATCGGCGCGCTGGCCCTGTTCGATACGGAGCATAGCCACGCTTCGGCCGCGCGCGCTGTGGAACTGGTGCGCGAGGGAAGGGCATCGGTGCTGATGAAGGGCAGCCTCCACACCGACGAACTGATGGGCGCCGTGGTGTCGGGCGCCACCGGCCTGCGCACCGCGCGGCGCCTCTCCCACTGCTTCGTGATGGACGTGCCGGGCCGCGGCGAACCCTTGATCATCACCGACGCCGCCATCAACATCATTCCCGACCTGGCGGCCAAGCGCGACATCGTGCAGAACGCGATCGACCTGGCCCGGGTGCTCGGCTTCGAGGGCGTGCGGGTGGCGATCCTGGCGGCGGTGGAAACCGTGAGCGCCAAGATGCCGTCGACGATCGACGCCGCGGCGCTGTGCAAGATGGCCGACCGCGGCCAGATCACGGGCGGCATCCTGGACGGGCCGCTGGCGATGGACAATGCGATCGACCCGCAGGCCGCCGCCGTCAAGGGCCTGCTGTCGCCGGTGGCCGGCCACGCCAACGTGCTGGTGGCGCCGGACCTCGAAGCCGGCAATATGCTGGCCAAGAGCCTGAGCTTCATGGCCGGCGCGGCGGCGGCCGGCATCGTGCTCGGCGCCCGCGTGCCGCTGATTCTCACCAGCCGCGCCGACACGGTCGCGGCGCGCCTGGCCTCGTGCGCGGTGGCGGTGCTGCTGGCGCGCCACCAACTGGCCAGCGCCCAGCTGGCGGGGCGCTGA
- a CDS encoding isochorismatase family protein: protein MNAIDARASTLVLVDYQARMMPAIHGAEDVVARAQVLARAAALLETPVLGTEQNPGRLGPTTDALARLCVQTVAKTHFDACADGLLAALDAQAPGRGQVVLAGCEAHVCLLQTALGLLRAGREVFVVENASGSRRPSDHAAAMRRLRHAGATVVTHEMVLFEWLRDCRHPRFREVLALVKSVSL, encoded by the coding sequence ATGAACGCAATCGATGCCCGGGCCAGCACCCTGGTGCTGGTCGACTACCAGGCCCGGATGATGCCGGCCATCCACGGCGCGGAGGACGTCGTCGCCAGGGCGCAGGTACTGGCGCGCGCTGCGGCGCTGCTGGAAACGCCGGTGCTGGGAACGGAGCAGAACCCCGGCCGTCTCGGCCCGACTACCGATGCACTGGCGCGGCTGTGCGTGCAGACGGTGGCGAAGACGCATTTCGACGCCTGCGCGGACGGCCTGCTGGCGGCGCTCGACGCGCAGGCGCCCGGGCGCGGGCAAGTGGTGCTCGCCGGCTGCGAAGCCCACGTCTGCCTGCTGCAAACGGCGCTCGGCCTGCTGCGCGCCGGACGCGAAGTGTTCGTGGTGGAGAATGCCAGCGGCTCGCGCCGCCCGTCGGACCACGCCGCCGCCATGCGCCGCCTGCGGCATGCCGGCGCGACCGTCGTGACCCACGAGATGGTGCTGTTCGAGTGGCTGCGCGATTGCCGCCATCCGCGCTTTCGCGAGGTGCTGGCGCTGGTCAAGTCCGTGTCATTGTGA
- a CDS encoding ArsR/SmtB family transcription factor: MDTKHVLKALAALAQESRLAIFRLLIQTGPAGLYASKIGEALHISSSALSFHLKELSHANLVVARQEGRFVVYTAQFDTMTALVGFLTENCCAGEACAVPAQACPPGVDAAGNARAHDTRP, translated from the coding sequence ATGGATACCAAACACGTACTGAAAGCCCTGGCCGCACTGGCGCAGGAATCCCGTCTGGCCATATTCCGGCTGCTCATCCAGACCGGGCCAGCGGGGCTGTACGCCAGCAAGATCGGCGAAGCCTTGCATATCTCATCGTCGGCCCTGTCGTTCCACCTCAAGGAACTCAGCCACGCCAATCTGGTGGTCGCGCGCCAGGAGGGGCGTTTCGTGGTCTACACGGCGCAGTTCGACACGATGACGGCGCTGGTGGGATTCCTGACCGAAAATTGCTGTGCCGGCGAGGCCTGCGCCGTGCCGGCGCAAGCGTGCCCACCTGGCGTGGACGCTGCCGGCAACGCCCGGGCCCACGACACGCGCCCCTGA
- a CDS encoding arsenate reductase ArsC: protein MYNVLFLCTANSARSIMAEALLTSMGRGRFRGFSAGSRPAGAVDALAVEQIAGAGCPVTGLRSKGWDEFSAPDAPHMDFVITVCDSAAGEVCPIWPGHPISAHWGCEDPALVAGSDDVRRAAFRRVYRHLVARLNLFTSLPLHMLEKNAIQAELIRIGDA, encoded by the coding sequence GTGTATAACGTGCTGTTCCTCTGCACCGCAAACTCCGCGCGCAGCATCATGGCCGAGGCGCTGTTGACGAGCATGGGCCGTGGCCGCTTTCGTGGCTTCTCGGCTGGCAGCCGGCCGGCGGGTGCCGTCGATGCCCTGGCCGTCGAGCAGATTGCCGGTGCCGGGTGCCCTGTGACGGGACTGCGCAGCAAGGGCTGGGACGAGTTCAGTGCGCCCGATGCGCCGCACATGGATTTTGTCATCACGGTATGCGACAGCGCGGCCGGCGAGGTCTGCCCGATCTGGCCCGGCCATCCGATCTCGGCGCACTGGGGATGCGAGGATCCGGCACTGGTCGCTGGAAGCGACGACGTGCGGCGAGCCGCGTTCCGCCGGGTCTACCGGCACCTGGTCGCACGCCTGAACCTGTTCACCAGCCTGCCGCTGCACATGCTTGAAAAGAACGCCATCCAGGCCGAGCTCATCCGTATCGGCGACGCCTGA
- a CDS encoding arsenate reductase ArsC — protein MNVLFLCTGNSCRSVLSEGVFNHLAPQGWRALSAGSQPTGQLHPRAVALLHRKGISTEGYYSKSWDDLPVTPDIVITVCSSAAGEACPAYLGNVLRAHWGLDDPSHVVGTDDEIEEAFERTHAIIVARIQAFLALPLAQLAQDKAAFKAELDRIGTLAA, from the coding sequence ATGAACGTATTGTTTCTCTGTACCGGTAACTCCTGCCGCTCCGTCCTGAGCGAAGGCGTCTTCAATCACCTGGCGCCGCAAGGCTGGCGCGCGCTCAGCGCGGGCAGCCAGCCGACCGGGCAACTGCATCCGCGCGCCGTGGCCCTGCTGCACCGCAAGGGCATCTCGACCGAGGGCTACTACAGCAAGTCGTGGGACGACCTGCCCGTGACGCCCGATATCGTGATCACCGTCTGCAGCAGCGCGGCCGGCGAAGCCTGCCCGGCCTACCTCGGCAACGTGCTGCGCGCGCACTGGGGCCTGGACGATCCGAGCCATGTGGTGGGCACGGACGACGAGATCGAGGAGGCGTTCGAGCGCACCCATGCGATCATCGTCGCGCGCATCCAGGCCTTCCTGGCGCTGCCGCTGGCGCAGCTCGCCCAGGACAAGGCGGCGTTCAAGGCCGAACTCGACCGCATAGGCACGCTCGCGGCCTGA
- a CDS encoding arsenic transporter, protein MLAASLIFLATLVLVIWQPRGLGIGWSAAGGALLALLAGVISLSDIPVVWNIVWNATATFVAVIIISLLLDKAGFFEWAALHVARWGKGSGKRLFVLLVLLGAAVAAVFANDGAALILTPIVIAMLAALRFSSRATLAYVMAAGFIADTASLPLVVSNLVNIVSADYFDIGFTRYAAVMAPVNLVAVSATLAVLLLFFRKDIPVDYDVTQLRHPDAAIHDRATFITGWWVLGLLLVGFFWLDEIGVPISAVAAAGAALLLGVAARGHRIATRAVLRDAPWQVVIFSLGMYLVVYGLRNAGLTDYLTVVLERCAAGGVWGAALGTGFITAVLSSIMNNMPTVLIGALAIDDTGTQGVVREAMIFANVIGSDLGPKITPIGSLATLLWLHVLGSKGIRISWGYYFRVGLMLTLPILLVTLAALALRLG, encoded by the coding sequence GTGCTTGCCGCATCACTCATTTTCCTCGCGACCCTCGTTCTTGTCATCTGGCAGCCCCGCGGCCTCGGCATCGGCTGGAGCGCCGCCGGCGGCGCACTGCTCGCGCTGCTGGCGGGCGTCATCAGCCTGTCCGACATTCCCGTCGTCTGGAATATCGTCTGGAACGCCACCGCCACCTTCGTCGCGGTCATCATCATCAGCCTTTTGCTGGACAAGGCCGGATTCTTCGAGTGGGCGGCGCTGCACGTCGCGCGCTGGGGCAAGGGCAGCGGCAAGCGCCTGTTCGTGCTGCTGGTGCTGCTGGGCGCCGCGGTCGCGGCCGTCTTCGCGAACGACGGCGCCGCACTGATCCTGACGCCGATCGTGATCGCCATGCTGGCCGCCCTGCGCTTTTCGTCCAGGGCCACGCTGGCCTATGTGATGGCGGCCGGCTTCATCGCCGACACCGCCAGCCTGCCGCTGGTCGTGTCGAACCTGGTCAACATCGTCTCGGCGGACTATTTCGACATCGGCTTCACCCGCTATGCGGCGGTGATGGCGCCGGTCAACCTGGTCGCCGTGAGCGCCACGCTGGCGGTGCTGCTGCTGTTCTTCCGCAAGGACATCCCGGTCGACTACGACGTGACCCAGCTGCGGCATCCGGACGCGGCCATCCACGACCGCGCGACCTTCATCACCGGCTGGTGGGTGCTGGGCCTGCTCCTGGTCGGCTTCTTCTGGCTCGACGAGATCGGCGTGCCGATCAGCGCCGTGGCCGCGGCCGGCGCCGCGCTCCTGCTCGGCGTGGCCGCCCGCGGCCACCGGATCGCCACCCGCGCCGTGCTGCGCGATGCGCCCTGGCAGGTCGTCATTTTTTCGCTGGGGATGTACCTGGTCGTCTACGGCCTGCGCAACGCCGGCCTGACCGACTACCTGACCGTCGTGCTCGAGCGGTGCGCCGCGGGCGGCGTCTGGGGCGCGGCGCTCGGCACCGGCTTCATCACCGCGGTCCTGTCCTCGATCATGAACAATATGCCGACCGTCCTGATCGGCGCCCTGGCCATCGACGACACCGGCACCCAGGGCGTCGTGCGCGAAGCCATGATTTTCGCCAACGTCATCGGCAGCGATCTCGGGCCGAAGATCACGCCGATCGGCAGTCTCGCGACCTTGCTCTGGCTGCACGTGCTGGGATCGAAGGGCATTCGGATCTCGTGGGGCTATTATTTCCGCGTGGGCCTGATGTTGACGCTTCCGATCCTGCTCGTCACCCTGGCAGCACTCGCCCTGCGCCTCGGCTGA
- the arsH gene encoding arsenical resistance protein ArsH — MNHIADLPNIDPARLELPSPAMLARAADLDHPPRILMLYGSLRERSFSRLLTEEAARILRQFGAEVKIFDPSALPMVGSAPDTHPKVAELRELCIWSEGQVWCSPERHGAVTAVFKNQIDWIPLEQGSVRPSQGKTLAVMQVCGGSQSFNVVNTLRLLGRWMRMFTIPNQSSVPMAYKEFGDDDRMRPSAYYERVVDVMEELVKITLLMRGSSAYLTDRYSERSERANRAIDRQIAQL, encoded by the coding sequence ATGAATCATATTGCCGACTTGCCGAACATCGACCCTGCCCGCCTGGAACTACCCTCGCCCGCCATGCTCGCCCGGGCCGCGGACCTTGACCACCCCCCGCGCATCCTGATGCTGTATGGCTCGCTGCGCGAGCGCTCGTTCAGCCGCCTGCTGACCGAGGAAGCGGCGCGCATCCTGCGCCAGTTCGGCGCCGAGGTGAAGATCTTCGACCCGTCCGCCCTGCCGATGGTGGGCAGCGCGCCCGATACCCACCCGAAGGTGGCCGAGCTGCGCGAACTGTGCATCTGGTCCGAGGGCCAGGTGTGGTGCAGCCCCGAACGCCATGGCGCGGTGACGGCGGTCTTCAAGAACCAGATCGACTGGATCCCCCTGGAGCAGGGTTCGGTGCGGCCGAGCCAGGGCAAGACGCTGGCCGTGATGCAGGTGTGCGGCGGTTCTCAGTCCTTCAACGTGGTCAACACCCTGCGCCTGCTGGGCCGCTGGATGCGCATGTTCACGATTCCGAACCAGTCGTCGGTGCCCATGGCCTACAAGGAATTCGGCGACGACGACCGCATGCGCCCGTCCGCCTACTACGAGCGCGTGGTGGACGTCATGGAAGAGCTGGTCAAGATCACCCTGCTGATGCGCGGCAGCAGCGCCTACCTGACGGACCGCTACAGCGAACGCAGCGAGCGCGCGAACCGGGCGATCGACCGCCAGATCGCGCAGCTGTAG
- a CDS encoding arsinothricin resistance N-acetyltransferase ArsN1 family B encodes MTDIRPASSLDAARICAIYNHYVATTTISFEEAPVHDADMAGRIADVTNGGLPWLVLEVDGDVAGYAYATRWRARPAYRHAVESSVYLDPALAGQGHGRRLYETLLAGLRSRGLHTVIGGIAQPNERSVALHERLGFRKVAHFAEVGQKFGRRIDVGYWQLLLDAQPNDPTA; translated from the coding sequence ATGACCGACATCCGCCCCGCTTCCAGCCTGGACGCAGCGCGCATCTGCGCCATCTACAACCACTACGTCGCCACCACGACGATCTCGTTCGAGGAAGCGCCGGTGCATGACGCCGACATGGCCGGGCGCATCGCCGACGTGACGAATGGGGGCCTGCCCTGGCTGGTGCTGGAAGTCGATGGAGACGTCGCCGGCTATGCCTACGCCACCAGATGGCGCGCCCGGCCGGCTTACCGGCATGCGGTGGAAAGCAGCGTCTACCTCGATCCGGCGCTGGCCGGCCAGGGACATGGCCGGCGCCTTTACGAGACGCTGCTCGCCGGGCTGCGCAGCCGCGGGCTGCACACGGTCATCGGCGGCATCGCCCAGCCCAACGAGCGCAGCGTCGCGCTGCATGAGCGCCTGGGCTTTCGCAAGGTCGCCCACTTCGCCGAAGTGGGCCAGAAGTTCGGGCGCCGGATCGACGTCGGCTACTGGCAACTGCTGCTCGACGCGCAACCTAATGACCCGACAGCATGA
- a CDS encoding SulP family inorganic anion transporter — MSVSLQSIRQDWFSNVRNDLLAGLVVALALIPEAIAFSIIAGVDPQVGLYASFSIATLIAFFGGRPGMISAATGAMALVMVSLVKTYGVDYLLAATILAGLLQVVAGWIRLGRLMRFVSRSVVTGFVNALAILIFLAQLPELTDVGWQVYAVTAAGLAIIYGLPHLTRAVPSPLVAIVVLTGGAIALGLDIRTVGDMGQLPDSLPSFLVPDVPFTLETLRIILPYSVTLMVVGLLESLMTATIVDDMTDTRSDKNRECVGQGVANVATGFIGGMAGCAMIGQSVINVKSGGRGRLSTLTAGVVLLILVVFLGEWVQRIPMAALVAVMIMVSIGTFDWASIRRLREHPSSSSIVMVATVVVTVATHDLAKGVLTGVLLSGVFFAQKVSRMLDVSSRLDAEGVRQYRVAGQVFFASADLLVHAFDYAEAPARVRIDVSGAHFWDITAIGALDRIVIKFRRAGAQVEVDGLNAASASMVDRFGVHDKDGDVMLSGH, encoded by the coding sequence ATGTCCGTGTCTCTCCAATCCATCCGCCAGGACTGGTTTTCCAACGTCCGCAACGACCTGCTCGCGGGTCTCGTCGTCGCGCTCGCCCTGATTCCCGAGGCGATCGCGTTTTCCATCATCGCCGGCGTCGATCCGCAGGTCGGCCTGTACGCCTCGTTCTCCATCGCCACCCTGATCGCCTTCTTCGGCGGCCGTCCCGGCATGATCTCGGCGGCGACCGGCGCCATGGCGCTGGTCATGGTCAGCCTCGTCAAAACATACGGCGTGGATTACCTGCTGGCGGCCACGATCCTGGCCGGCCTGCTCCAGGTCGTGGCCGGCTGGATCAGGCTCGGGCGATTGATGCGCTTCGTGTCGCGCTCGGTCGTGACCGGCTTTGTCAACGCGCTGGCGATCCTGATCTTCCTGGCCCAGTTGCCCGAGCTGACGGATGTCGGCTGGCAGGTCTACGCGGTGACCGCCGCCGGACTGGCGATCATCTATGGCCTGCCGCATCTCACACGGGCGGTGCCGTCGCCGCTGGTGGCGATCGTCGTGCTCACCGGGGGCGCGATCGCGCTCGGCCTGGACATCCGTACCGTGGGCGACATGGGCCAGCTGCCCGACAGCCTGCCGTCATTCCTGGTCCCGGACGTGCCGTTCACGCTCGAGACGCTGCGGATCATCCTGCCGTACTCCGTGACCCTGATGGTGGTGGGCCTGCTCGAATCGCTGATGACGGCCACCATCGTCGACGACATGACCGATACCCGCAGCGACAAGAACCGCGAATGCGTCGGGCAGGGCGTCGCCAACGTCGCCACCGGCTTCATCGGCGGCATGGCCGGCTGCGCGATGATCGGCCAGTCGGTGATCAACGTGAAGTCCGGCGGACGCGGGCGCCTGTCGACGCTCACCGCCGGCGTCGTGCTGCTGATCCTGGTCGTGTTCCTGGGCGAGTGGGTGCAAAGGATCCCGATGGCGGCGCTGGTCGCGGTGATGATCATGGTGTCGATCGGCACCTTCGACTGGGCCTCGATCCGCCGCCTGCGCGAACATCCGTCCAGCTCCAGCATCGTGATGGTGGCCACCGTCGTCGTCACCGTCGCGACCCACGACCTGGCCAAGGGCGTGCTGACCGGCGTGCTGCTGTCGGGCGTGTTCTTCGCCCAGAAGGTCAGCAGGATGCTCGATGTGAGCTCGAGGCTGGACGCGGAGGGCGTGCGTCAGTACCGGGTCGCCGGACAGGTTTTCTTCGCCTCGGCCGACCTGTTGGTGCACGCGTTCGACTACGCCGAAGCGCCGGCGCGGGTGCGTATCGACGTCAGCGGGGCGCACTTCTGGGACATCACCGCGATCGGTGCGCTGGACCGGATCGTCATCAAGTTCCGCCGGGCAGGCGCGCAGGTCGAGGTCGACGGGCTGAACGCGGCCAGCGCCAGCATGGTGGACAGGTTCGGAGTGCACGACAAGGACGGCGACGTCATGCTGTCGGGTCATTAG